Proteins from one Primulina huaijiensis isolate GDHJ02 chromosome 18, ASM1229523v2, whole genome shotgun sequence genomic window:
- the LOC140963775 gene encoding cytoplasmic tRNA 2-thiolation protein 2, with protein MACNSGYCKSGCHGVGDEDEDKRPATLNGEPSNRAPPGDGDSEPSTDCNARCFKCKVNETISPSYPTIAGGGDFGRFCIDCFRGNLFGKFRFAVTSNAMILPSDNLLVAFSGGASSRVALEFVHKMQQKAQKNFDASRDRSLPVFGVGVAFIDERASFAFPSNDFDRAINEMSLIVSSLAPPAKQFHVVPTEIIFSPNCASGRAKLTEIITAIDDVTGKADFLEYLRMLSLQKIAMENGYTKLVLGTCTSRIACHVLEATVKGQGFSLAADIQYADARWKIPVVLPLRDCLSEELNMICSLDCLKTVEASRQPLSGINGLISAFVKLLQEENPSRESTIVRTAGKLTPFCFNTVPEVDDHKVQLASQRRHKKYNLKLNESLPPESFCIICRSPLMKSDVTALNGFVDAGPITEILLSTCSSCQYQILPKDPSSLEYFHSLLPQSMTSPVKNNYDNKKCLREQIQDFLLSD; from the exons ATGGCGTGCAATTCAGGCTACTGCAAATCAGGTTGTCATGGTGTCGGCGACGAAGACGAAGATAAACGGCCGGCGACACTAAACGGTGAACCGTCAAATAGAGCCCCGCCAGGTGACGGCGATTCTGAACCATCCACCGACTGCAACGCCCGTTGCTTCAAATGCAAGGTTAATGAAACCATCTCGCCTTCGTACCCAACCATTGCCGGTGGTGGAGATTTTGGGAGATTCTGTATCGATTGCTTTCGAGGAAACTTGTTCGGGAAGTTTCGGTTTGCAGTCACATCGAATGCTATGATTTTGCCATCGGATAATCTTCTAGTCGCATTTTCTGGTGGCGCCTCCTCtag GGTGGCTCTTGAATTTGTTCACAAAATGCAACAAAAAGCACAGAAGAATTTTGATGCAAGTAGAGATAGATCATTACCAGTTTTTGGGGTTGGGGTCGCTTTTATAGATGAAAGAGCCTCTTTTGCTTTCCCTTCAAATGATTTTGACAGAGCAATTAATGAGATGAGCCTTATTGTGTCAAGCTTAGCTCCACCGGCAAAACAGTTTCATGTTGTTCCAacagaaattatattttcaccTAATTGTGCTTCTGGGAGAGCCAAGTTGACAGAGATAATTACTGCCATCGATGATGTCACTGGGAAAGCAGATTTTTTGGAGTATCTGCGCATGCTATCTTTGCAAAAG ATTGCCATGGAGAATGGATACACCAAACTTGTGCTAGGAACGTGCACATCAAGGATAGCGTGTCATGTCCTTGAAGCAACCGTCAAG GGTCAGGGTTTCTCTTTAGCTGCAGACATCCAGTATGCTGATGCAAGATGGAAAATACCGGTGGTGCTTCCCCTACGCGATTGTCTTTCTGAAGAGCTGAATATGATATGCAGCTTGGACTG TTTAAAGACCGTGGAAGCATCGAGGCAACCTCTTTCTGGCATCAATGGATTGATATCTGCATTTGTCAAATTACTACAG GAGGAAAATCCTTCGCGAGAAAGCACAATTGTACGGACGGCAGGGAAGCTTACACCTTTCTGTTTTAATACGGTTCCAGAAGTGGATGACCATAAGGTTCAATTGGCTTCTCAGAGGAGGCATAAAAAATACAACCTAAAGCTTAATGAATCTCTTCCACCAGAGTCTTTCTGCATAATTTGCCGCAGCCCACTTATGAAATCTGATGTTACAGCTTTGAACGGTTTTGTAGATGCAGGACCAATAACAGAAATTCTATTGAGCACATGCTCAAGTTGCCAGTATCAGATCCTTCCGAAGGATCCCTCATCTTTGGAGTATTTTCATTCGCTCCTGCCGCAGTCAATGACTTCCCCGGTCAAGAATAATTATGATAACAAGAAATGCTTGAG GGAACAGATTCAAGATTTTTTGTTGTCAGATTGA
- the LOC140965141 gene encoding glucose-6-phosphate/phosphate translocator 1, chloroplastic-like → MISSLKQPTLSVHGQDFLRPRRKFIAQNSLGLPSLPAWKTGRSSFLSLSKPLHVSKVESFSIDCNKERSLITGKAYEADRSEPIIESQAAPSEAARRLKIGIYFATWWGLNVIFNIYNKKVLNVYPFPWLTSTLSLAAGSLIMLISWALRIAEAPKTDLDFWKTLFPVAVAHTIGHVAATVSMSKVAVSFTHIIKSGEPAFSVLVSRFILGETFPPSVYLSLVPIIGGCGLAALTELNFNMTGFMGAMISNLAFVFRNIFSKKGMKGKSVSGMNYYACLSMLSLLILTPFAIAVEGPQMWALGFQKAVSQIGPQIIWWMAAQSVFYHFYNQVSYMSLDEISPLTFSIGNTMKRISVIVSSIIIFQTPIQPVNALGAAIAVLGTFLYSQAKK, encoded by the exons ATGATCTCTTCTCTGAAGCAGCCAACTTTGTCAGTCCATGGCCAGGATTTTCTTCGTCCCAGGAGAAAATTTATTGCCCAGAACTCGCTGGGTTTGCCTTCTCTTCCTGCGTGGAAAACTGGCCGGAGCTCCTTCCTTTCCCTCTCCAAACCGCTCCATGTATCAAAGGTGGAGTCTTTTTCCATTGACTGTAACAAGGAGCGATCCTTGATCACGGGCAAGGCTTATGAAGCTGACAGATCGGAGCCGATTATCGAGTCGCAGGCGGCGCCGTCTGAGGCTGCGAGGAGGTTGAAGATCGGAATTTACTTTGCCACGTGGTGGGGTTTGAACGTGATcttcaatatatataacaaaaaagtGCTCAATGTGTATCCGTTTCCGTGGTTAACTTCGACGCTGTCTTTGGCCGCTGGGTCTCTCATAATGCTGATTTCTTGGGCTTTGAGGATTGCGGAAGCTCCAAAGACTGATCTTGATTTTTGGAAGACCCTTTTTCCG GTTGCTGTTGCACACACAATTGGGCATGTTGCGGCTACTGTGAGCATGTCGAAGGTGGCAGTTTCTTTTACTCACATAATCAAGAGCGGTGAACCTGCTTTTAGTGTTTTGGTTTCAAGATTCATCTTGGGAGAGACATTTCCACCCTCAGTTTATCTGTCCCTTGTTCCGATCATCGGCGGTTGCGGTCTTGCTGCCCTCACAGAGCTGAACTTTAACATGACTG GTTTCATGGGGGCCATGATCTCCAATTTGGCGTTTGTTTTCCgtaatatattttcaaagaaGGGAATGAAGGGAAAATCCGTTAGCGGAATGAACTATTATGCCTGCTTATCTATGCTTTCTCTCTTAATTCTCACTCCATTTGCTATTGCTGTGGAGGGACCACAGATGTGGGCACTTGGATTTCAAAAGGCTGTGTCTCAAATTGGACCCCAGATCATTTG GTGGATGGCGGCCCAGAGTGTGTTCTATCACTTCTACAACCAGGTGTCATACATGTCACTGGATGAGATATCTCCTTTGACGTTTAGCATCGGCAACACTATGAAACGTATATCTGTGATCGTCTCCTCTATCATTATTTTCCAGACACCAATACAACCGGTCAATGCTCTTGGAGCTGCAATCGCGGTTCTTGGGACGTTCTTGTATTCTCAG GCAAAGAAGTAA
- the LOC140964056 gene encoding kinesin-like protein KIN-14L: protein MYSSRSYRKNLSSFTLMEDLTRTQRVDVLNFGSRKDEEAALRRYQATHWLDCLVGPLGIPDQPSEKEFISCLRNGLILCNIINKIQPGSVPKIIEAHYSSQSLPWDSQPLPAYQYFENIRNFIVTLQELKLPVFEASIFERDNLEKSSSTKVVDCILALKDYHEWKQMTGGNGFYKPPRSPLVMHSTGMHVRSPGMFTYESSRRLDMLEGNHKSMPTENEMKNLEDKIMKAFVERMVDTKENMDNNQLACFHVGNAKSVKLFGKILWSCLDEQLQRTFPKFKSALLDHLREISLSLEHSTVVPRANLSNLEKRKCCRACLKKGNCNHWNLVKQQEKKLLNVKLLLANAKQEFQSLQSQLQNDLKQFGDHVLEMTADALAYHKVVKENRNLYNMVQDLKGNIRVYCRIRPVLNPEVPNIIDFVGRDGSLVVVDPMKPHEDGMRTFQFNRVFGPTSTQDEVYRDIQPLITSVMDGYNVCILAYGQTGSGKTYTMCGSSGGSTMESGISYSALNDLFELSDQRKDITKYEIQVQMVEIYNEQVHDLLVEHSSTTKYPLADKILTLDIQSCVTKNGLALPSASLHVVKSFNDVINLMKLSTVGSTVINIRSSRSHSVLTIHVHGKDISGTTLSSCLQLVDLAGSERDRSEVAGYPLEETQYINKSLSCLGDVITALAQKNSYIPYRNSKLTLLLQSSLGGNAKTLMFAHVSPEGDSFEETMSTLKFTQRISTVELGAARANKESSEVLDLKLQIENLRKALANKELRTPRSTKPKEAVRSPLPKQMVERTPPCTRRLSIEGPRNTQKKDPHEIRSPRLISKPTTPDVTCSQYYSHVEDGKSMKPRSRRLSLEGPRNAKKDLDQMKSPKAALSKPTTPTCSQNYSQLEDEKLVAKSPKQKRVNGSLLGLSPRRAPMSPNSSLRSQVLRIDTANVQPSFQLPKTPEPHTSSRNEAHGVIQNDHILLSPCSIRNARGKGSQIKQSLRSIRKLINGSEKRNQPKQTEVTSPLNTTRLKPDAKSPVPSSARVITRQSLTSIQPPERSRRTSLGGVSVNSYGNESRNAKTPPPQIRASEKLTKRWL from the exons ATGTATTCCAGTCGCAGTTATAGAAAAAATCTTTCAA GTTTCACATTAATGGAGGACTTGACGAGAACGCAAAGAGTGGATGTGTTGAACTTTGGATCGAGAAAAGATGAAGAAGCAG CTTTGAGACGATATCAAGCTACCCATTGGCTTGATTGCTTAGTAGGGCCCCTTGGAATACCTGACCAGCCATCCGAGAAAGAGTTCATTTCTTGCTTGAGAAATGGTTTAATTCTTTGcaacataattaacaaaattcaaCCTGGTTCTGTTCCAAAG ATTATAGAAGCACACTACTCTTCTCAGTCACTCCCATGGGATTCCCAGCCATTGCCAGCTTATCAATACTTTGAGAATATTCGGAACTTCATAGTCACCTTGCAAGAGCTTAAGCTTCCTGTTTTTGAAGCTTCTATTTTCGAAAGG GACAATTTGGAAAAGAGCTCATCAACTAAGGTTGTGGATTGCATTTTGGCACTAAAAGATTACCATGAGTGGAAACAAATGACTGGAGGTAATGGATTTTATAAGCCACCAAGATCTCCTCTGGTCATGCATTCCACGGGGATGCATGTACGATCCCCTGGCATGTTTACCTACGAAAGTTCCAGGCGATTAGACATGTTAGAAGGGAACCACAAATCAATGCCAACagaaaatgaaatgaagaaTCTCGAAG ACAAAATTATGAAGGCCTTTGTTGAAAGAATGGTTGACACAAAAGAGAACATGGACAACAACCAGCTTGCTTGTTTTCATGTTGGAAATGCG AAGTCAGTCAAATTGTTCGGTAAGATCCTATGGAGTTGCTTGGACGAGCAGCTGCAGAGAACATTCCCAAAG TTTAAATCGGCTTTATTGGATCACTTAAGAGAAATAAGCCTCTCACTGGAGCATTCAACAGTTGTTCCCCGAGCAAATTTGTCGAATCtagagaaaagaaag TGTTGCAGAGCATGCTTAAAGAAGGGTAACTGCAACCACTGGAATCTAGTTAAGCAGCAAGAAAAGAAACTTTTG AATGTTAAATTGTTGTTGGCAAACGCCAAGCAAGAGTTTCAGAGCCTGCAATCGCAGCTTCAAAATgatttaaaacaattcg GAGATCATGTGCTTGAAATGACTGCTGATGCCCTTGCTTATCATAAGGTTGTAAAAGAGAACAGGAACCTATACAACATGGTGCAGGATCTAAAAG gaaatattcGAGTTTACTGCAGGATTAGGCCTGTACTTAATCCTGAAGTGCCAAACATTATAGATTTTGTTGGTAGAGATGGCTCTCTAGTTGTTGTTGACCCAATGAAACCCCACGAAGATGGGATGAGAACTTTCCAATTTAATCGTGTTTTTGGTCCAACATCTACTCAAG ATGAGGTGTACAGGGACATTCAACCTCTCATTACTTCTGTTATGGATGGTTACAACGTCTGCATTCTCGCTTATGGTCAAACTGGATCGGGAAAAACATATACTATG TGTGGTTCTTCTGGTGGATCAACGATGGAGTCGGGAATCAGTTATTCAGCTCTTAATGATCTTTTTGAATTATCTGACCAAAGAAAGGACATCACAAAATATGAGATTCAAGTACAAATGGTCGAGATATATAATGAACAAGTTCATGACCTTCTTGTGGAACATTCCTCCACCACTAAATATCCTTTGGCAGATAAAATTCT TACATTAGACATCCAGAGTTGTGTCACTAAAAATGGATTGGCTCTGCCCAGTGCTTCATTGCATGTTGTGAAATCCTTTAATGATGTCATCAACCTAATGAAACTCAGTACAGTTGGTTCCACTGTCATTAACATTCGAAGTAGTCGTTCACACAG TGTACTTACTATACATGTGCATGGAAAAGATATATCTGGAACCACACTTAGTAGTTGCCTCCAGTTGGTGGATCTTGCAGGCAGTGAACGGGACAGATCAGAAGTTGCCGGTTACCCACTCGAAGAGActcaatatataaataaatctcTTTCGTGTTTAGGAGATGTTATCACAGCTTTGGCACAAAAGAATTCTTATATTCCTTACAGAAATAGCAAGCTCACTTTACTTCTGCAGAGTTCATTAG GAGGAAATGCAAAAACATTGATGTTTGCTCATGTGAGCCCTGAGGGAGATTCTTTTGAAGAGACAATGAGTACTTTAAAGTTCACCCAGAGGATCTCAACAGTAGAACTTGGTGCTGCACGTGCAAATAAAGAAAGCAGTGAAGTATTAGATCTTAAATTACAG ATTGAGAACCTCAGGAAAGCATTGGCCAACAAGGAACTACGAACTCCTCGGAGTACTAAACCAAAGGAGGCAGTAAGATCACCTTTGCCTAAACAAATGGTAGAGCGAACACCACCATGTACCAGAAGATTAAGCATTGAAGGGCCAAGAAATACCCAGAAAAAAGATCCTCACGAGATAAGATCACCAAGACTGATAAGCAAGCCCACAACACCTGATGTTACATGCTCACAATACTACAGTCACGTCGAAGATGGAAAGTCCATGAAACCTCGTTCACGAAGATTAAGTCTTGAAGGGCCAAGAAATGCAAAGAAAGATTTGGATCAGATGAAATCACCAAAAGCAGCTTTAAGCAAGCCTACGACACCAACATGCTCACAAAACTACAGTCAGCTCGAAGATGAAAAGTTGGTTGCAAAGTCCCCCAAACAAAAGAGAGTCAATGGATCTTTGTTGGGCTTATCACCTAGAAGGGCTCCCATGAGTCCGAATTCCTCCCTCAGAAGTCAAGTGCTGAGAATTGATACGGCAAATGTTCAGCCATCTTTTCAACTTCCCAAAACTCCCGAACCTCACACAAGTTCTAGAAATGAAGCCCACGGAGTGATTCAAAATGACCATATCCTACTTTCTCCTTGTTCAATCCGTAATGCTCGTGGGAAAGGATCTCAAATAAAGCAATCTCTGCGTTCTAtcagaaaattaattaatgggTCAGAGAAGAG GAACCAACCGAAACAAACAGAAGTAACATCACCATTGAATACAACTAGACTCAAACCTGATGCAAAATCTCCGGTTCCATCTAGTGCAAGGGTCATCACGAGACAGTCATTAACCAGCATTCAACCACCCGAAAGGTCTAGGAGAACTTCGCTAGGAGGCGTTTCAGTTAACTCTT ATGGAAATGAAAGTAGGAATGCCAAGACACCACCACCTCAAATTCGAGCTTCAGAGAAGTTAACAAAACGTTGGCTATAG
- the LOC140964649 gene encoding agamous-like MADS-box protein AGL62: MAKKPSMGRQKIKIAKIEVKNHLQVTFSKRRSGLFKKASELCTLCGVEIAIIVFSPAGKVFSFGHPNVELIVERFLNLNPNLTSNPPPFHLVEAQRNVTVRELNLQLGQILNELEMERKRGEALDKMRKSNQCHYWWEGPIDKLGLHELEQLHDAIEELKKNIGSQVAKVMSEVANSSLLLGPGGGGDDAGAGVFDQYEIKPGQVFVGSNGFVGNNNFGYCRGFF; encoded by the coding sequence ATGGCAAAGAAGCCAAGCATGGGCAGACAAAAGATCAAGATTGCGAAAATAGAGGTGAAGAATCACTTACAGGTGACGTTCTCGAAACGTCGATCTGGGCTGTTCAAGAAAGCTAGTGAGCTCTGCACACTTTGCGGAGTCGAGATTGCTATAATAGTATTCTCCCCAGCTGGAAAAGTCTTCTCTTTCGGGCATCCGAATGTCGAACTTATAGTGGAGAGGTTCTTGAACCTAAACCCTAACTTGACTTCTAACCCTCCTCCGTTTCATCTCGTGGAGGCTCAAAGGAATGTCACGGTACGTGAACTAAACTTGCAGTTGGGACAAATTCTTAATGAATTGGAAATGGAGAGAAAAAGGGGTGAGGCATTGGACAAAATGAGGAAATCTAATCAATGTCACTATTGGTGGGAGGGTCCTATTGATAAATTAGGGTTGCATGAATTGGAGCAGTTACATGATGCCAttgaagagttgaagaaaaacATTGGTAGTCAAGTTGCTAAGGTTATGTCTGAAGTGGCAAATTCTTCTCTGCTGTTAGGGCCAGGTGGAGGTGGAGACGACGCTGGCGCCGGAGTTTTCGATCAGTACGAGATTAAACCCGGCCAAGTTTTTGTGGGTTCTAATGGTTTTGTTGGTAACAACAATTTTGGGTATTGCCGTGGATTTTTTTGA
- the LOC140965040 gene encoding uncharacterized protein, with translation MAARQRVAAALPTLMQALRKEAPPRRHLLPSLRRAFSIYDQINLIDNVPEDQLRFQEIDDSGFKVNGVKYEGSLICMGNFVLSWTPKKFSDITSESLSIFQTVQPIPDILILGCGRHIQPVDPKLRSFIRSTGMKLEVIDSRNAASTYNILNEEGRIVAAALLPYGVIS, from the exons ATGGCTGCAAGACAAAGAGTGGCGGCGGCGCTACCGACGCTGATGCAAGCTTTACGAAAAGAAGCACCTCCGCGAAGGCATCTGTTACCGTCACTGAGAAGAGCTTTCTCCATCTATGATCAGATAAATCTCATCGATAATGTACCCGAAGACCAGCTCCGCTTCCAAGA AATTGATGATTCTGGATTCAAAGTTAACGGGGTTAAGTATGAAGGTAGCTTGATTTGTATGGGGAACTTTGTTTTGTCTTGGACCCCAAAGAAATTCTCAGATATCACTTCTGAAAG TTTGTCTATTTTCCAGACTGTGCAGCCAATACCAG ATATTTTGATTCTTGGATGTGGAAGGCACATTCAACCAGTTGATCCTAAACTTCGTAGCTTTATCCGTTCTACTGGCATGAAATTAGAAGTGATAGACTCA AGAAATGCTGCCTCAACTTACAATATATTGAACGAAGAAGGAAGAATAGTAGCCGCAGCTCTGCTTCCATATGGAGTTATTTCTTGA